Proteins found in one Polyangiaceae bacterium genomic segment:
- a CDS encoding tetratricopeptide repeat protein: MKRALLVGLALTLTPAAALAQDEKPATPSMANEKSSIKPVGERKLGKKDRPTHKKKAEKKAAKDRRTRVSLQIPERLRAALDKKIDARIAYDIAKQKKLRGDAMKLLNKFIKEAPEDSDEMPEALMRLGELEWEDSRDQFLVQFDAWEKKPADQRGEPPNPDYSRSRARFLRVLKNYKTFPQYDLALYVDGFLANEEGKFKEALGRFDKILAWFPNSRFVPDAHMVRAEYEFTKDFPNYETAYNEYEQVLKYNDSQLYDIALFKSAWCLWRLGKTEEAAKRFLLVFKTTEEASQTGAKSRDEIDELQREALKNLVAVFVEDEKNRAEDMHRFLVKAGGDKFAGRIVRALADALYEQAAYERGVEAYKLLLKLEPMDPNAYKYALAIAQGHSTMENWKRLEEDYKWVLATYVPPEGKKKPSAWVRAQSPATLKKAENATEQQLRDDAVGLHAKAQADKTSRGEFAGAAALYEVYLSRFSKRKEAYEVQYNVAEIYFYRLDDGEKAADHYLAAVRMKPKGKLSRDALYNALAALERARAAEFEANKAAGKKQEESPLDKKLTEAMELYVATYPNDKTVPELLFRQGKLYYDYEVYDPAVRQWGLLLEKYPRSEYAVGAGELILDSFNKSKDYENIETWARRLKSAPAFMGPEQQKRLDTLIVQAVFKQGEQQADAGHHDKAAAAYLRAAKEFPREPRAAQAAVNAEVEARRAADLATLKTAAALLIADHKNRPEAPQGVWIAAKTHQEVGLFSEAADYHEQIAENWPKFEHHKDAAFNAVLLRTTVGEHAKAIEAGNRFKKYYPRDEEADEVTFLMGKAHEKAEKWKDAETLYSRYARSARRPSSQVEALARLAAVRVKLKDERGAANSLSAALRVYRQHKGSMDDSGKYFAAKARYMQGERILAEYEAVKIEGDVKQLKSRLRKKSDLLKKAADTFLDTAEMGVAEWTTASLYQIGFTYESFSKALLNSPPPPSLSDQDKEIYSQQIDEFVVPIEERALEAYESGWLKARELGIYNSWTAKMREALGRLNSELYPPLKEIGFKLRSKGPSQLPPLIDGTRRTKKGQSETYLIPAPKTPDEIKDVKLEAEKKDADKPTDEDTDGDEKKDEKKDEKGKGKKGGKK, encoded by the coding sequence ATGAAGCGCGCCCTGCTCGTCGGTCTGGCTTTGACGCTGACTCCCGCGGCGGCGCTGGCGCAGGACGAAAAGCCCGCCACGCCCAGCATGGCGAACGAGAAGAGCAGCATCAAACCGGTGGGCGAGCGGAAGCTGGGCAAGAAGGACCGCCCGACTCACAAGAAGAAGGCCGAGAAGAAGGCCGCCAAGGATCGCCGCACCCGGGTCAGCCTGCAGATCCCGGAACGCCTGAGGGCGGCCCTCGACAAGAAGATCGACGCTCGCATCGCGTACGACATCGCCAAGCAGAAGAAGCTCCGAGGCGACGCGATGAAGCTCCTGAACAAGTTCATCAAGGAAGCGCCGGAGGACTCCGATGAGATGCCCGAAGCGCTGATGCGCCTCGGCGAGCTGGAGTGGGAGGACTCGCGAGATCAGTTCCTGGTGCAGTTCGATGCCTGGGAAAAGAAGCCCGCCGACCAGCGGGGGGAGCCGCCGAATCCGGACTACTCCCGCTCGCGCGCGCGCTTTCTGCGAGTGCTGAAGAACTACAAGACGTTCCCACAGTACGATCTGGCGCTGTACGTGGACGGCTTCTTGGCGAACGAGGAGGGCAAGTTCAAGGAAGCCCTCGGTCGTTTCGACAAGATCTTGGCGTGGTTTCCCAATAGCCGCTTCGTCCCTGACGCCCACATGGTCCGGGCGGAGTACGAGTTCACCAAGGATTTTCCGAACTACGAGACGGCCTACAACGAGTACGAGCAGGTACTGAAGTACAACGACTCCCAGCTCTACGACATCGCGCTATTCAAGAGCGCGTGGTGTCTGTGGCGGCTGGGTAAGACGGAGGAAGCCGCCAAGCGCTTCCTGCTCGTGTTCAAGACGACGGAAGAGGCCTCTCAGACCGGCGCCAAGAGCCGGGACGAGATCGACGAGCTGCAACGCGAAGCGCTCAAGAACTTGGTCGCGGTGTTCGTGGAGGACGAGAAGAACCGCGCCGAGGACATGCATCGCTTCCTGGTCAAGGCCGGAGGTGACAAGTTCGCGGGGCGTATCGTGCGCGCGCTGGCCGACGCCCTTTACGAGCAGGCCGCCTACGAGCGCGGCGTGGAGGCCTACAAGCTGCTTCTGAAGCTCGAGCCGATGGATCCGAACGCGTACAAGTACGCGCTGGCCATCGCTCAAGGGCACTCCACGATGGAGAACTGGAAGCGCTTGGAGGAGGACTACAAGTGGGTGCTCGCCACCTACGTTCCCCCCGAGGGCAAGAAGAAGCCCAGCGCTTGGGTCCGGGCGCAGAGCCCGGCTACGTTGAAGAAGGCGGAAAACGCCACTGAACAGCAGCTCCGGGACGACGCCGTGGGGCTGCACGCCAAGGCTCAGGCGGACAAGACCAGTCGGGGCGAGTTCGCTGGCGCAGCGGCGCTGTACGAGGTGTACCTGTCCCGCTTCTCCAAGCGGAAGGAGGCCTACGAGGTTCAGTACAACGTCGCCGAGATCTACTTCTATCGTCTCGACGACGGCGAGAAGGCTGCGGACCACTACCTGGCTGCGGTGCGCATGAAGCCCAAGGGCAAGCTCAGCCGGGACGCCCTCTACAATGCCCTGGCCGCCCTGGAACGAGCGCGGGCTGCCGAGTTCGAGGCCAACAAGGCCGCCGGCAAGAAGCAAGAAGAGAGCCCGCTCGACAAGAAGCTCACGGAGGCGATGGAGCTGTACGTCGCCACCTATCCCAACGACAAGACCGTGCCGGAGCTCCTGTTCCGGCAGGGCAAGCTCTACTACGACTACGAGGTCTACGACCCGGCTGTGCGGCAGTGGGGGCTCTTGCTCGAGAAGTACCCCCGCAGCGAGTACGCCGTGGGTGCTGGTGAGCTGATCCTCGACTCCTTCAACAAGAGCAAGGACTACGAAAACATCGAGACTTGGGCTCGGCGTTTGAAGAGCGCTCCCGCGTTCATGGGGCCGGAGCAACAGAAGCGGCTGGATACGCTGATCGTCCAGGCCGTCTTCAAGCAGGGTGAGCAGCAGGCGGATGCCGGCCATCACGACAAGGCAGCGGCGGCCTACCTGCGTGCCGCCAAGGAGTTCCCGCGGGAGCCTCGGGCGGCGCAGGCAGCGGTGAACGCCGAGGTGGAAGCGCGGCGCGCGGCAGACCTCGCCACGCTGAAGACCGCGGCGGCACTTCTGATCGCCGACCACAAGAACCGGCCGGAGGCGCCTCAGGGCGTGTGGATCGCTGCCAAGACCCATCAGGAAGTCGGGCTGTTCAGCGAGGCCGCCGACTACCACGAGCAGATCGCGGAGAACTGGCCCAAGTTCGAGCATCACAAGGACGCCGCCTTCAACGCCGTACTGCTGCGCACCACCGTGGGCGAGCACGCCAAGGCCATCGAAGCGGGCAACCGCTTCAAGAAGTACTACCCACGGGACGAAGAGGCCGACGAGGTCACCTTCTTGATGGGCAAGGCCCACGAGAAGGCGGAGAAGTGGAAGGACGCCGAGACCCTCTACAGCCGCTACGCTCGCAGTGCGCGGCGCCCCTCGAGTCAGGTAGAGGCGCTGGCGCGGTTGGCCGCGGTTCGCGTGAAGCTGAAGGACGAACGCGGCGCCGCCAACTCTCTGTCCGCGGCGCTGCGGGTCTACCGCCAGCACAAGGGGAGCATGGATGACAGCGGCAAGTACTTCGCCGCCAAGGCGCGCTACATGCAGGGCGAACGCATCTTGGCCGAGTACGAGGCCGTGAAGATCGAGGGCGACGTCAAGCAGCTCAAGTCACGGCTCAGAAAGAAGAGCGACCTGCTCAAGAAAGCCGCGGACACCTTCTTGGATACCGCGGAAATGGGCGTGGCGGAGTGGACGACCGCGTCCCTGTATCAGATTGGCTTCACCTACGAGTCGTTCTCCAAGGCGCTGCTCAATTCTCCACCGCCACCGAGCCTGAGCGATCAGGACAAGGAGATCTACAGCCAGCAGATCGACGAGTTCGTGGTGCCCATCGAGGAGCGCGCCCTGGAGGCCTACGAGAGCGGCTGGCTCAAGGCCCGCGAGCTCGGCATCTACAACTCCTGGACCGCGAAGATGCGGGAGGCGCTCGGCCGGCTGAATTCGGAGCTCTATCCACCGCTGAAGGAGATCGGCTTCAAGCTGCGCTCCAAAGGTCCGTCCCAGCTGCCGCCGCTCATCGACGGCACGCGTCGCACCAAGAAGGGCCAGAGCGAGACGTACCTGATCCCCGCACCGAAGACACCGGACGAGATCAAGGACGTGAAGCTGGAGGCGGAGAAGAAGGACGCCGACAAGCCCACGGACGAGGACACGGACGGCGACGAAAAGAAGGACGAGAAAAAGGACGAAAAGGGTAAGGGAAAGAAGGGAGGCAAGAAGTGA
- a CDS encoding GAF domain-containing protein, giving the protein MQLAREPLSVEAPAAERDRHYRAVLESVWALLEDEDDHIAALSTVACELHHAFTYFDWTGFYRQVRPGLLVVGPYQGGHGCLRIEVPHGVCGKAVESARTQLVDDVNAFEGHIACSTTTRSEIVVPVVSTDRRVVAVLDVDSDQPAAFGAIDREHLETLCRELGRRFP; this is encoded by the coding sequence GTGCAGCTCGCGCGGGAGCCGCTCTCGGTCGAGGCCCCGGCAGCGGAGCGGGACCGGCACTATCGCGCCGTGCTCGAGAGCGTGTGGGCGCTCTTGGAGGACGAGGACGATCACATCGCCGCGCTCTCCACCGTTGCTTGTGAGCTGCACCACGCTTTCACGTATTTCGATTGGACCGGGTTCTACCGTCAGGTTCGCCCGGGGCTCCTGGTCGTTGGTCCCTATCAGGGTGGGCACGGCTGTCTGCGCATCGAGGTGCCACACGGCGTGTGTGGAAAAGCGGTCGAGTCCGCGCGCACGCAACTGGTGGACGACGTGAATGCCTTCGAAGGTCACATCGCGTGCTCGACCACGACCCGCTCGGAGATCGTGGTGCCCGTCGTATCCACCGACCGCCGCGTGGTCGCCGTGCTCGACGTGGATTCGGATCAGCCCGCCGCGTTCGGCGCCATCGATCGCGAGCACCTGGAAACACTGTGCCGGGAGCTCGGCCGCAGGTTCCCGTAG
- a CDS encoding outer membrane beta-barrel domain-containing protein, with product MLPRFPVVLAVAVLASFLALLTPKRAAAQCVDEALKEQLVGRRAYRGVVPRLFKKALRHELSPMGGWYAADLSDGAPVYGGAYTFHFSEYLGLEASYFRTRQKYGLLQAIIDRQQGLVSFVESPEEDVQLFLGHLVWSLAYGKVRWLGGGISRFDFYLALGGGATDTSNTGGLGLTGSGGFGMKFYLTDWLALRLDARDHVHKQRAPLAVEKVVNDVSLMGGFSVFIPFSS from the coding sequence TTGCTCCCTCGGTTCCCTGTCGTTCTGGCCGTCGCCGTGCTGGCCTCCTTCTTGGCGCTCCTGACGCCGAAGCGCGCTGCTGCGCAATGCGTGGACGAAGCCCTGAAGGAACAGCTGGTCGGGCGGCGCGCGTACCGCGGAGTAGTACCTCGCCTGTTCAAGAAGGCACTGCGGCACGAGCTGTCTCCCATGGGAGGTTGGTACGCCGCGGATCTGTCGGATGGCGCGCCCGTGTACGGCGGTGCCTACACCTTCCACTTCAGCGAGTACCTGGGACTCGAGGCGTCCTACTTCCGCACCCGTCAGAAGTACGGCTTGTTGCAGGCCATCATCGACCGACAGCAGGGCTTGGTCTCTTTCGTGGAGAGCCCCGAAGAAGACGTGCAGCTGTTCTTGGGTCACCTGGTCTGGTCACTGGCCTACGGCAAGGTACGTTGGTTGGGTGGCGGCATCAGCCGCTTCGACTTCTACTTGGCGCTCGGCGGGGGTGCCACGGACACGTCCAACACCGGCGGGCTCGGTCTCACGGGCTCGGGTGGCTTCGGCATGAAGTTCTACCTCACGGATTGGCTCGCTTTGCGGCTGGACGCTCGCGATCACGTGCACAAGCAGCGCGCCCCGTTGGCCGTCGAGAAGGTCGTGAACGACGTCTCGCTGATGGGCGGCTTCAGCGTGTTCATTCCGTTCTCGAGCTGA
- a CDS encoding DUF2752 domain-containing protein, which yields MDARYQSSDALGRLLGFGLAFLFVAAALALSFVVTPADIESGRVVLSPTCTFKSITGHECLTCGMTRAFAALSHGDLGRAVEYNRGSPVLYVAFWVIAAATLVACVRAGRDFRRARSAAPHGAQVPTVETAHARGVGSPNRELADHP from the coding sequence ATGGACGCCAGGTACCAGAGCAGCGACGCCCTCGGGCGCCTCCTCGGCTTCGGCCTTGCGTTCCTTTTCGTCGCGGCGGCGCTCGCGCTGAGCTTCGTCGTGACACCGGCAGACATCGAAAGCGGTCGCGTGGTGCTGTCGCCCACCTGCACCTTCAAGAGCATTACGGGGCACGAGTGCCTGACCTGCGGCATGACCCGCGCTTTCGCGGCCCTGAGTCATGGTGACCTCGGTCGGGCAGTCGAATACAACCGCGGCAGCCCCGTGCTGTACGTTGCGTTTTGGGTCATCGCGGCTGCCACCTTGGTGGCTTGCGTGCGCGCGGGGCGGGACTTTCGCCGTGCGCGCTCAGCCGCGCCACACGGCGCCCAGGTCCCAACTGTCGAGACCGCGCACGCCCGGGGTGTGGGCTCCCCGAATCGCGAGCTCGCCGACCACCCCTAG
- a CDS encoding metallophosphoesterase family protein, with product MKRAWFLGLSLALGACSDDNSVSPKTTVDAGTTMDAGSDATTDGGCPGNGVSKRPWALHVDGTSALLRWEACRPGAASSVTLTPESSGSTLEFESTETEFVVNNTYRSLLNPDAPPDEAGTYYMHEAQLTGLAPSTCYHYEVATAPEHDGRLCTARAPGETFSFLATADTNPGLSTTVADLFGVIQGEDYDFTVHGGDIQYYASGLETWAYWFPAMAPMLRHGAFLPSIGNHENEKPDEYQQYFARFFGNAGFDGTDGYYRFSSGGVWFFTLDTETSLDASSPQVGWFKQQIADAAASPGYRFSIVYFHKPFLTCGDTGDNVAARNVFEPLFEQYGVSLILQGHMHGYERFEVPSSEPGKTLTYLTIAGGGGLLGDVDKNIDRPECAMRVASGKFYHFALFDVTKTGISARIVDRDGKLQDQFEKALP from the coding sequence GTGAAACGCGCTTGGTTCCTGGGCCTTTCGCTCGCGCTGGGGGCGTGCAGCGACGACAATTCCGTTTCCCCGAAAACCACCGTGGACGCGGGCACGACCATGGACGCGGGGAGCGACGCCACTACGGACGGCGGCTGCCCGGGCAACGGCGTGAGCAAACGCCCCTGGGCATTGCACGTGGACGGCACGTCGGCGCTGCTGCGTTGGGAAGCCTGCCGCCCGGGCGCAGCTTCGAGCGTGACGCTCACGCCGGAGTCGAGCGGCAGCACCCTCGAGTTCGAAAGCACCGAGACCGAGTTCGTGGTGAACAACACCTATCGCTCGCTGCTCAACCCAGACGCTCCGCCGGACGAGGCGGGCACCTACTACATGCACGAAGCCCAGCTCACCGGGCTCGCACCATCGACCTGCTACCACTACGAGGTCGCGACGGCGCCCGAGCACGACGGCCGGCTGTGCACCGCCCGCGCGCCGGGAGAGACTTTCTCCTTCCTGGCGACCGCGGACACCAATCCGGGGTTGTCCACGACGGTGGCCGATCTATTCGGAGTCATCCAGGGGGAGGACTACGACTTCACCGTCCACGGCGGAGACATTCAGTACTACGCCTCCGGGTTGGAGACGTGGGCGTACTGGTTTCCGGCGATGGCGCCCATGCTGCGGCACGGGGCCTTCTTGCCGTCCATCGGCAATCACGAAAACGAAAAGCCGGACGAATACCAACAGTACTTCGCCCGCTTCTTCGGCAACGCCGGCTTCGATGGGACCGACGGTTACTATCGATTTTCGAGCGGTGGCGTCTGGTTCTTCACGCTGGACACGGAAACGTCGCTCGACGCGAGCTCTCCGCAAGTCGGATGGTTCAAGCAGCAGATCGCCGATGCGGCGGCCTCACCCGGCTATCGCTTCAGCATCGTCTACTTCCACAAGCCGTTTCTGACGTGCGGCGACACGGGCGACAACGTCGCCGCGCGCAACGTGTTCGAGCCGCTGTTCGAGCAATATGGCGTATCCTTGATTCTGCAGGGCCACATGCACGGCTACGAGCGCTTCGAGGTGCCTTCTTCGGAGCCGGGAAAGACGCTCACCTATCTGACCATCGCTGGCGGCGGCGGGTTGCTCGGCGACGTCGACAAGAACATCGATCGTCCAGAGTGCGCGATGCGCGTCGCCTCTGGGAAGTTCTACCACTTCGCCTTGTTCGACGTGACGAAGACCGGGATCTCCGCGCGCATCGTCGATCGAGACGGCAAGCTCCAAGACCAATTCGAAAAAGCGCTGCCCTAA
- a CDS encoding helix-turn-helix transcriptional regulator encodes MDVRGHIHHLGTGLRHLLLGHRREPRTLAELFGIRALPSAVGKALRGIKGSSSTRVEVSARSLSGARFALHLSIGASGELVRVSVERLHPLDASHRNPVSYEISGGGEDFGMLRRASCLRGAAPAVGVRCYEALAGLPAPCPGCPALSVHEQRAQRKSSGVLSLPAAPYRLVTAERADDSTIRVIAFPVSDGLLSELLQAKIALLARDASLSERERAVLELVLLGRSSEEIGNVLGITVRTVRFHLGNILSKVGADSRADLSRLLL; translated from the coding sequence GTGGATGTTCGCGGCCACATCCATCATCTCGGAACCGGCCTGCGCCACCTGCTCTTGGGACACCGGCGCGAACCCCGCACCCTGGCGGAGCTGTTCGGAATTCGAGCGCTCCCCTCCGCGGTGGGCAAGGCGCTCCGGGGGATCAAGGGGTCGAGCTCCACCCGCGTGGAGGTGTCGGCTCGCAGTCTGTCCGGCGCTCGATTCGCCCTGCACCTGAGCATCGGGGCGTCCGGGGAGCTGGTACGCGTCAGTGTCGAGCGGCTCCACCCGCTCGACGCCAGTCACCGGAACCCCGTGAGCTACGAGATCTCCGGAGGTGGGGAGGACTTTGGCATGCTGCGGCGGGCGAGCTGCTTGCGGGGGGCCGCGCCGGCGGTGGGGGTGCGCTGCTACGAAGCCTTGGCCGGCTTGCCGGCGCCGTGTCCTGGATGTCCCGCGCTTTCAGTTCACGAGCAGCGGGCGCAGCGCAAGAGCTCCGGGGTGTTGTCGCTCCCGGCCGCTCCCTATCGCTTGGTGACAGCGGAGCGCGCCGACGACTCCACCATCCGCGTGATCGCATTTCCCGTGAGCGACGGCCTGTTGTCCGAGCTACTGCAGGCGAAGATCGCGCTCCTGGCACGGGACGCGTCGCTTTCGGAGCGCGAGCGCGCAGTGCTGGAGCTGGTGTTGCTGGGGCGCAGCTCGGAAGAGATCGGCAACGTGCTCGGGATCACCGTTCGGACCGTGCGCTTTCATCTGGGAAACATCTTGAGCAAGGTGGGGGCGGACTCCCGCGCGGATCTGAGTCGGCTGCTGCTTTAG
- a CDS encoding response regulator, which produces MQLVPTTRILVVDDEELICSALRRLLIPASIECATDPVAALDLIRGGQRYDAVLCDLMMPIASGLDLYEQVLQIAGNVAARFVFITGSPDSPLARRARSLGTPPVLEKPFDIELLRETLRQLPDRLNE; this is translated from the coding sequence GTGCAGCTCGTTCCCACCACTCGGATCCTCGTCGTCGACGACGAAGAGTTGATCTGCTCCGCGTTGCGGCGCCTGCTAATCCCCGCAAGTATCGAATGTGCGACAGATCCAGTCGCCGCGCTGGACTTGATCCGGGGGGGGCAGCGCTACGACGCGGTCCTGTGCGACCTGATGATGCCCATCGCATCCGGCCTGGATCTCTATGAGCAAGTCCTGCAAATTGCAGGAAATGTCGCTGCGCGCTTCGTGTTCATTACAGGCTCGCCGGACAGCCCCCTCGCCCGCCGCGCCCGCTCCCTCGGGACCCCACCCGTGCTCGAAAAGCCGTTCGATATCGAGTTGCTGCGGGAGACGCTCCGTCAGCTGCCGGATCGGCTGAACGAGTGA
- the gor gene encoding glutathione-disulfide reductase, translating into MSKVDYLVLGGGSGGLASARRAAAHGAKVALVERGRLGGTCVNVGCVPKKVMFNAASLAEAAEDARGYGFDTHAGELDWAELKKRRDAYVTRLNGIYRKNLEVSGVQLIEGHARFAGPRAVTVGGDTLEADHVLIATGGKPRLPNIPGADLGITSDGFFELERKPRRVAIAGAGYIAVELAGIFNSLGSEVTLLLRRQQFLRRFDALLRDTLMDEMSQAGVNIVSCIHLAQVERDATGCIDLVSDDGTRHPGYDALIWAIGRDPSTDTLGVDAAGIALDADGHVQVDEWQDTNVKGVHAVGDVTGKWQLTPVAIAAGRRLADRLFGGLPDARLEYENIPTVVFSHPPLGTVGLTEDEAREAYGGSVKTYTTSFSNMYFALTERKQRTAMKLVTVGPKEKVVGVHVIGMGADEMLQGFAVALRMGATKADFDRTVAIHPTAAEELVTLR; encoded by the coding sequence ATGAGCAAGGTCGACTACCTGGTACTCGGCGGCGGGAGCGGTGGCTTGGCGTCGGCTCGGCGCGCGGCAGCGCACGGAGCGAAGGTCGCTCTCGTGGAACGGGGCCGTCTCGGAGGCACCTGCGTGAACGTCGGCTGCGTGCCGAAGAAGGTCATGTTCAACGCCGCTTCGCTGGCCGAAGCAGCAGAGGACGCCCGCGGCTACGGCTTCGACACGCACGCGGGAGAGCTGGACTGGGCCGAGCTGAAGAAACGTCGTGACGCCTACGTGACACGCCTCAACGGGATCTACCGCAAGAACCTGGAGGTGAGCGGCGTGCAGCTGATCGAGGGACACGCGCGCTTCGCAGGTCCGCGAGCCGTAACGGTGGGCGGCGACACACTGGAGGCCGATCACGTCTTGATCGCCACCGGCGGAAAGCCTCGCCTCCCGAACATCCCGGGAGCCGACTTGGGCATCACGTCCGACGGCTTCTTCGAGCTGGAACGAAAGCCTCGCCGCGTGGCCATCGCGGGCGCCGGCTACATCGCCGTGGAGCTGGCGGGGATCTTCAACTCCCTCGGCTCCGAGGTCACGCTTCTCCTGCGTCGGCAGCAGTTCCTACGTCGCTTCGACGCGCTGCTGCGCGATACGCTGATGGACGAGATGAGCCAAGCGGGCGTGAACATCGTGTCCTGCATTCATCTCGCACAGGTGGAGCGCGACGCGACGGGTTGCATCGATCTCGTCAGCGACGACGGAACCCGCCATCCCGGCTACGACGCACTGATTTGGGCCATCGGCCGCGATCCGAGCACGGACACTCTCGGCGTGGACGCCGCGGGCATCGCCCTGGATGCTGATGGCCACGTGCAGGTGGACGAGTGGCAAGACACCAACGTGAAGGGGGTCCACGCCGTCGGAGACGTGACCGGAAAGTGGCAGCTCACGCCGGTGGCGATCGCGGCGGGGCGGCGCCTCGCAGATCGCCTGTTCGGCGGATTGCCGGACGCTCGCCTCGAGTACGAGAACATCCCCACGGTCGTCTTCAGCCACCCCCCCTTGGGGACCGTGGGGCTCACGGAAGACGAGGCCCGGGAAGCCTACGGGGGGAGCGTGAAGACCTACACCACCAGCTTCTCGAACATGTACTTTGCCCTCACCGAGAGGAAGCAGCGTACGGCCATGAAGCTCGTCACCGTCGGACCGAAAGAGAAAGTCGTCGGCGTCCACGTGATCGGAATGGGCGCCGACGAGATGCTTCAGGGCTTCGCCGTGGCCCTGCGGATGGGGGCGACGAAAGCGGACTTCGACCGAACCGTCGCCATCCACCCCACCGCCGCGGAGGAGCTGGTCACGCTGCGCTGA
- a CDS encoding 3-hydroxyacyl-CoA dehydrogenase has translation MDPKDKTLLVTGGASGLGAATVRAFVARGARAVIVDKAKEPGEALAKELGDKVRFVEADVTNEAALEAAIDRATSDFGTLDVAVGCAGIGTAGRVVGKQGPFPLDLFALTINVNLVGMFNMVRLCAAQMMQNEPNEQGERGVIVTTASIAAFDGQIGQVAYSASKAGVVGMTLPVARELSKFGIRVATIAPGIFDTPMMAGLPAEARASLEATVPFPPRLGRPAEFAALALTIAENTMINGETIRLDGALRMAPR, from the coding sequence GTGGATCCGAAGGACAAGACCCTACTCGTTACCGGGGGAGCTTCCGGCCTGGGCGCGGCGACGGTGCGCGCATTCGTGGCCCGCGGGGCTCGAGCAGTGATCGTCGACAAGGCCAAAGAGCCGGGGGAGGCGCTCGCGAAGGAGCTCGGGGACAAGGTTCGCTTCGTGGAGGCGGACGTCACCAACGAGGCGGCCCTCGAGGCGGCAATCGACCGCGCGACCAGTGACTTTGGCACGTTGGACGTCGCCGTCGGGTGCGCGGGGATCGGCACGGCCGGACGGGTCGTCGGCAAACAGGGACCGTTTCCCTTGGATCTGTTCGCGCTCACGATCAACGTGAACCTGGTCGGGATGTTCAACATGGTGCGGCTCTGTGCCGCGCAGATGATGCAGAACGAGCCGAACGAACAGGGCGAGCGTGGAGTGATCGTGACCACCGCTTCGATCGCGGCCTTCGACGGACAGATCGGACAGGTCGCCTACAGCGCGTCGAAGGCCGGCGTGGTGGGCATGACGCTTCCAGTGGCACGGGAGCTGTCGAAGTTCGGGATTCGCGTGGCGACCATCGCCCCCGGCATCTTCGACACACCGATGATGGCCGGGTTGCCGGCGGAGGCGCGGGCCAGCCTGGAGGCCACGGTGCCATTTCCTCCGCGCCTGGGAAGGCCGGCGGAGTTCGCGGCCCTGGCGCTGACCATCGCTGAAAACACGATGATCAACGGCGAGACGATCCGTCTCGACGGCGCACTGCGGATGGCGCCGCGCTGA
- a CDS encoding YtxH domain-containing protein → MVPGLGAFALGVLAGAGLGLLLAPRSGKETRRAISNALSARIARLRGAG, encoded by the coding sequence ATGGTTCCGGGACTGGGCGCCTTCGCGCTCGGGGTGCTCGCGGGAGCGGGTCTCGGGCTGCTGCTCGCGCCTCGCTCCGGCAAGGAGACCCGCCGCGCGATTTCCAATGCGCTATCCGCGCGGATTGCGCGGCTGCGCGGCGCCGGCTGA